The segment ACAGAACAATATGTGTCTACACATGAAATGACCGGGTGAAGGGAGTTTCTTAGTATTAAATCCCTTCTAGACGATGGTTGCGTTCACACAACGAGGCGCCACTTACTTTTATCCATAAGAAAGCAGAAGTGTAAAGATTTGTGATCTACTTGGTATCCCCGATTTGCCGAAAAAGGAAACCCTGCGTAACCTATGAAATGCTCCTAATGTATATACCGAATGTGTCCATAATCTTCTAGGGGTTAACGTATGCCAAAAAAATTAatcgtttttttacatttattttgtagTTTAAGAGAAGCAACCTCCCGACATCCAACAGTTGCTATGAAAACGACTTTGTACGGTTCTCCGACAGCAAACCGGATCGAATACAGAGGAGATATTTCTTAAAAAGAATGGAGGTAAAACAGATCCTTCAGATTGAAAATGATATACCTAGTATTTGTTGTGCCCAACACTTGTGATTATTATGTCTTGTTataaataagtatatatatatatgttgtcatTTATAGTTAAGTCAATCTTATACAATGTAATGAAAAATTTAGGTCGTGTGAGGGCAGAGTATGGCACTGGGATTCAAGGAGCAGCAAAGAGAGAATCGcggtgtcatgccccgccccctcaggtcctgcactagctataagggcaagttcacacgggctattttcagccatttttcgggccgtaaacaccctgaaaaacggctaaaaatgcgggggctgaacgcctctaaacatctgcctattgatttcaatagggaaaaacggctcctgattttgagacattttttaatcaaactagtgtttttcgctgcgtttttttacggccgtttttggagctgtttttctattgagtcaatgaaaaacggctccaaaaaacggctcaagaagtgacatgcacttctttttacggggcatctttttatgTTCCATTCTTTgcaaatgaggtgtaaaaaaagccccgtcagaacagaacgccgtatttcccattgaaatcaatgggcagatgcaggggcgtaactaggaaagactgggccccatagcaaacttttgactggggccccaccttccctgggtgtcacacaaccccccccccccttgtagatagtgccttttttacagaccccccctgtagggaacgccatacagaccccctgtagataacgccatacagaccccctgtagataacgccatacagacccctgtagataacgccatacagcccccctgtagataacgccatacagaccccctgtagataacgccatacagaccccctgtagataacgccatacagaccccctgtagataacgccatacagaccccctgtagataacgccatacagaccccctgtagataacgccatacagcccccctgtagataacgccatacagaccccctgtagataacgccatacagaccccctgtagataacgccatacagaccccctgtagataacgccatacagaccccctgtagataacgccatacagaccccctgtaaataacgccatacagaccccctgtagataacgccatacagaccccctgtagataacgccatacagaccccctgtagataacgccatacagaccccctgtagataacgccatacagaccccctgtagataacgccatacagaccccctgtagataacgccatacagaccccctgtagagaacgccatacagaccccctgtagggaacgccatacagccccccccctgtagggaacgccatacagccccccccctgtagggaacgccatacagcccccccccccccctgtagggaacgccatacagccccccccccctgtagggaacgccatacagcccccccccctgtagggaacgccatacagccccccccctgtagggaacgccatacagccccccccctgtagggaacgccatacagcccccccctgtagggaacgccatacagccccccccctgtagggaacgccatacagcccccccctgtagggaacgccatacagccccccctgtagggaacgccatacagcccccctgtagggaacgccatacagccccccctgtagggaacgccatacagcccccgctgtagggaacgccatacagacccccctgtagggaacgccatacagacccccctgtagagaacgccatacagccccccctgtagagaacgccatacagccccccctgtagagaacgccatacagcccccccctgtagagaacgccatacagccccccctgtagagaacgccatacagcccccccccctgtagggaacgccatacagccccccctgtagggaatgccatacagcgtccccaaccccccaaaaaaatgcgacctacagtgtgaaaagacaaatgacatgtatcccctctccacaggatctccacaggataggggatacatgtgtgatcgctggcagcgatagggagaacgggggactgaaagtcccccaagttctccatgactaaccactgacttccggcgtctgcgcagctcaataaaaatgaaaggagcgctggtcacgcatgcgagcaagcgcgaccggtgctccattcatttctacggagctgccgacacagaccccggaagtccgaggtttgtgatggagaacttcccctgttctccctatcaatgccagcgatccagtggataggggatacatgtcttttgtttaatggcagagcggggatatacctccctgctctgccgtagtgttcagtggtgtcgcgctgtatcagccatatcggctgctagcggagcctccggccatggtgggtacccgtgccggcgggcgacacgtgccccctcatgccgcgggccccgtagcagccgctacagctgctatagcggtagttacaccactgggcagatgtttgtaggcgttctgcatctgatttttcagccatttttcaggacgtttacggtctgaaaaacggctgaaaatagcccatgtgaacgtacccttacagGGATAGACATGACATGACAAAAAACAACAATGCCAAGATTTTATACGTGTCACTTTCTAGTGATAGAGTccctttaacaaaaaaataaaaataataataatggataAACTTTCATTCAGTTTGTCTGTGCACACATGGGTGGCCAAATCACTAAATATTTGATTGTCTCAGAGGCCAGATGGATTCATTTTAGAGCAGTTCTGCGCTCAAGGATAGATCAGCGTACATGAATGAACATAGGCCAGAGGCTACATGCACGCGTTgcgtatttttctgtggaaaatacgcaccaaaactgcagcaatacgcaagaaattcgcaggtaaaaacaaCACCTAATCGTGCATTTTTCCATGCATTTTTGGTGCAGGTTTTTACGCTTTGATGTGTTTTTCAGCgcgtttttatgctgcggattttggtgcgatattccacagcactaggcagatacaattcgcaagtggaaacgcaTGATAAATTAACATGAtgcggatttaaaaatctgcaccgcaagtGAATTTACGAGCGGAAAAATACCGCggcatgtacatgagatttcctggaatctcattgactatgctggtacggtAGTACGCTGCGGTTTTGTCGCCCGCAAATACACGCGGCAAAACGGCACGTCATACGCATCGTGTACATTGACCCTTATAGTTCCATGTAGCAAGAGTATATTTTGCCCCAAAAACAGGTCTGGATACCATAAGGGAAGGGCGAACCAACCCTTCCTGAAGGTTTTTTCGGGAAGGTTGTCTTGTATGCTCGTTGCCGATCcattgccgtttttggagctaaatATATGACTCTCATACTATGGatatctgaataaagccttatgggTAAATTGTAAAGTTGTGCCTCCGGATTCATGATGAAAGTACCATGTTTTATGTAAATATTGGGGCGACCATCGTAGTCTATTATAATGAACGCACACCAAGcaatttccagcatttttacTGTGACTTTCCGGCTTTTATAGGTGAttgcaaaaaatgtaaaaccaGTAAAAACCAGTAAAACTATTTTTGTGTTGCATTGCAGGGTTTACCAGGACATCATTTACTGTCACATCACGGACAGCCCAGTTCTAGACACTTAGTATCACAGTATGATGACCATTATATGAGATGTGGCAACTCTACTTTGCCTCCTCTTAGGCGTTGGGATGGAAACAGCATGACCTGGGCTCCAGAGAAATCCGACTTTCCTTCTGCAggtaaaataacatttttaatacaatgtaaagggtttttCCAACCAAAATGTTTAGTGACTAAAGATATCATACAGTAATATACTTACCTTATAGATCCCAGGCTGCCCGTGCAGTAAGTGCCCTGATTTTGAATTACTTCATGTCTTTCCTCTAATTCATATACATAGCTGCTTCAAAATGTTTAATTCTGcttgttgcccttggaaacagacaatgGTTAAGCTCCACcctgctgtcagacatgtgacctagcAGTTTAGCTGCCACAACGCACTGCTTCAACAATGAGATTATAATCTAATCCAAGTTAGTTGGTGAAATGTTAGTCTTTATGGTCTTTATCACCCACTTTTGACCATTGTCTTACATTTAGAGGTTTCAGTCTGTGTTTAAAAGACCTGAATGCATCGGACCTTAAatgaattatttgcttttgctctGGACAATCCCTTTGTTAGAACGGTTGCCGAATAATAAGCAGCTCACAGGGTGTCATTCTGCTTAGACACCCAGGGATCAGCTATAATCTCTGGGAGGAATCCAGCAGTAAGTGTGTAATTTTTCTGCAGCGCCTCcgcaggagaaataaagcattacgtGGTGCCCATTGACAAATGTCAGTTAGCCCACTGTAAGATACAGACATGTTCAGTCCCCTAGAGAGACCCTTTTTGTAGCTGCTCTTCACTCCGGTTAATTTATGGCAGTTATGGATGGGGACTCCTCTCTATTAATTTAGAATCACCTTATAGAGTATTTGAAAATGGCTTTTCTAAACCAAACATTTTTTCTTATGAATTGTGTTTTGCAGATCCTCCAACCAATTTTGGTCTCCTGCAAGAAAAGCAAAAACTCTGGCGAGACCAAGTCTCTGAAGAGTTGAGAAGCGTCTACTCCGCATCATACAGGCAACCACCGCCCTCCGCGCTTATGACAACCCGCTATGGAGTAGCTCCCCGCATCCTGTCCAGTACCATGCACCAGCCCAATAATGCCAATAAAGCTTTAGACTTTAAATGTCAAGTGTACCTTCAGGTCCCAGACAACCCAGTTGGAAGATCTAACAACAACCTGACAGCATCAACGTCCTAAATACTTTTACTCAACTCGTCTAGATGGATAAACAAAGACAATATgataataaatttaaaataataacTTTGTATACAAAAACATTTTCTAGTTTTTGCTATTAATTTAGGAAATTCCcattgtaatacaattttttaatTGTCTAGTATCTGATAGTCGGCAACTCCTGCTGCTCAGACATGAATCCAAAAATAGAAGCAAAACCAACAACATTGGACTAAAGGATTGGAATCCTAAATTTTTACACCAGATTATTGGATTGAGGATATAATCACACGTAATAAACTAAATGTTTCTGTTCTTCTCAAAGAgatatttgtttaaccccttcccgacatttgccgtatgggtacgccatagaaagcattgacttcccgcattttgccgtacccatacgctgaatgtttggcaccggctcagaagctgagccggtcccatcatcaccggatctcagctgtatcttacagctgacatccggctgtaacgacagggaccgaaattagctttgatccccgccattaaccccttaagtgcagcgctcaaacgcgatagctgcatttaaggtgtttgcagctcatcggaaccccagcaatgaaattgccggggttccggtggctgcaatggcaaccggaggcctattactagcctcccggtctgcctagcatggaagccggtcaagatccgcccggcggcggagcctgatcggcttccgtagccgccggcaagacggcgccgggtcaggagctgatccggcgtcatcagcggtggaagtcagctgtatgttatagctgacatccacctgtaacggcaggaaccggagctagctccgatccctgccattaaccccttcgatgcagcaatcgaaagcgattgctgcatcgtagcggttactagcagatcaccagccctgataggcaatcgggactggcgactgctgctatggcaacaggagacacaatggtctcctgctctgccattacggaagccgattaggcttccgcCGGGAggaaaagcctaatcggcttgctgtcagtgaataactgacagatctaatacattgcactacgtaggtagtgcaatgtattagaaaaaaataaatctgacagctggaccttcaagtcccctagtgggacttgagaaaaagtgtaaaaaaagtgaaaacaataaaaatttgaaaacaataaaagtttcaagtaataaaataaagcacAAGCCCCCTTTTACTTgaacagagtaaaaaaaaaaacgtaaatacta is part of the Rhinoderma darwinii isolate aRhiDar2 chromosome 10, aRhiDar2.hap1, whole genome shotgun sequence genome and harbors:
- the CFAP107 gene encoding LOW QUALITY PROTEIN: cilia- and flagella-associated protein 107 (The sequence of the model RefSeq protein was modified relative to this genomic sequence to represent the inferred CDS: inserted 2 bases in 1 codon): MAAYSDSAKKWTLPGWRIEQRYSNXVMIGNWVEERKKFKRSNLPTSNSCYENDFVRFSDSKPDRIQRRYFLKRMEGLPGHHLLSHHGQPSSRHLVSQYDDHYMRCGNSTLPPLRRWDGNSMTWAPEKSDFPSADPPTNFGLLQEKQKLWRDQVSEELRSVYSASYRQPPPSALMTTRYGVAPRILSSTMHQPNNANKALDFKCQVYLQVPDNPVGRSNNNLTASTS